ttatgttaagaaaaatgacatattaactactacaaaacactgacctttgtgggaatgcttggagcagactaacatgtgagcaggagtgttctgagacgttatatttggtatatccagaccatccgtcggctcttacttcagaaacatggcttaaaaaattttTCTTCAatgacgtaatccgataaaaaaaaaacgatctctttacccgtcggcttcccgtggctgtcaggCGACCGgcttttgcagttaataatacaacagcttcttgccatttttggggtctctttttatcgctgtgtaactgagttcaattgaaagcctgcgtgcgctagtacctcttgcctcaagttcccagaatcctttgcggttttacccctgaatgacgtcacattttcaatctctatcctggtgggccggtctctagtcaaaatgcccgggccgattttttgtcccagtccagccctgactGCAGCTGTAACCTGACGTATTCCAGCATGATTTGTAAAAAGAGTTTTGATAAACACAAAGCTGGACAGCAGTGCTGTCATGTATGTATACATGTACATGTACCTGTGGCTGCATAGATATATGAAGCCACaggtacatgtgtgtgtgtgtatatatatatatatatatatatatatatatatatatatatatatatatatatatatatatatatatatatatatatatatatatatatatatatatatatatatatatatatatatatatatatatatatatatatatatatatatatatatatatatatatatatatatatatatacacatacatatatatatatatatatatatatatatatatatatatatatatatatatatatatatatatatatacatacatatatatatatatatatatatatatatatatatatatatatatatatatatatatatatatatatatatatatatatatatgtatgtatgtgtatatatatatatatatatatatatatatatatatatatatatatatatatatatatgtatatatatgtgtgtactatatatgtatatatatatatatatatatatatatgtgtgtgtgtgtgtgtgtgtgtgtgtgtcccagctgagtaaCAGTAGGAGAAGAGTCTGGAGGTGCAACAGAGGAACAATTTCAgccatttggactcagctcagccactacagaggaaacaatgacttcaacacaAAACGTGAGAGAAATATCACGGTTACAAtgttattgaaactgtgtgcacacattgaaacaacaaTACCATGAGTTTAACCTTTAATTTCGTAAAAGATTTTCTTCATTGATCAATATTTCTTCAATAATGGCATTTTAATTATACCTCTCATTGTGTCACATCATTGCAATGTGATACTATCACCACAAGGTGGTGGTAACACACCAACAATGTTTTTGTTGACATGTTGAATTCCACCAATGGagggagtttcagtttgttccacgactgcatttcactcattgcctctgtttgtatctctgtcactgcaggaccaacatggtgcgagaagtcagcgctctcaggaggccgacaaacctcacagaaaaaagggagagaaaatgtacagctgtgatgagtgtgggaaggatttcacccaggctggacacttaaaaactcaccaacttatccacagtggagttaaaccttacagctgtgatgagtgtggaaagtcttttaccgaggctggaagcttaaaaaaacacaaacgcatccacagtggagttaaaccttataGCTGTGacctgtgtggaaagtcttttaccgaggctggaggcttaaaaaaacaccaactcatccacagtggagttaaaccgtacagctgtgatgagtgtgggaaatcttttacccgggctggagacttaaaaaaacaccaactcatccacagtggatttaaaccttacagctgtgagttgtgtggaaagtcttttaccctggctggaagcttaaaaactcaccaactctttcacagtggagttaaaccgtacagctgtgatgagtgtggaaagtcttttaccctggctggaagcttaaaaaatcaccaactcatccacagtggcgttaaaccttacagctgtgacttgtgtggaaagtcttttaccgaggctggaagcttgaaaaaacaccaactcatccatagtggagttaaaccttacagctgtgacttgtgtggaaagtcttttacagaggctggaagcttaaaaaaacaccaactcatccacagtggagttaaaccttacagctgtgacttgtgtggaaagtcttttaccgggggtggaaacttaaaaacacaccaactcatccacagtggagttaaaccttatatctgtgagttgtgtggaaagtcttttacccaggctggaaacttaaaaacacaccaactcatccacagtggagttaaagcgtacaggtgtgacttgtgtggaaagtcttttaccaaggctggaaacttaaaaacacaccaactcatccacagtggatttaaagcacacagctgtgagttgtgtggaaagtcttttacccaggctgagagcttaaaaacacaccaactcatccacagtggatttaaagcaTTCAGCTGcaacttgtgtggaaagtcttttacccaacGTCAAGGCTTAAAATCACACCAtatcatccacagtggagttaaagcacacagctgtgagttgtgtggtaaAGCTTTTACTCAAAATAGCGACTTACAGaagcatctagttacccactctggaattaaggcgtacagctgcgacttttgtggaaaaagtttTAGCGACAAACAGTACCGAAATATTCACCTGCGGATTCACACTGGAAATGATGTTTActgttgtgatcagtgtgggaaactgtttacaacagatgcacagttaaaaatacacatgtttagccacactgaggagaaaccttataaatgtgacctgtgtgagaagacttttaaatctccaaatcagctgaaaacacaccaacagatccacaccagaaagtaactctacaggtgcagttactgggaggtatgtatttatttttatcttgtaatTTTAACCTGATTGTTTGGAAAAAGTCTGATCAGTAAACTTATGGAATTATACTGAATgaactgtttggaaaaatgaagaAGTAACCTGAgtgttataatgtaaacagtaaaatgtaattggacgttggcagagatgctctttatttcaggcgacgttcaggataaaaatgttgaaggaatTCCCTGACTTACACGGTCTTTGTTTTGAAGTGGAGCAAAGCACATGGATCCAGTTCTTAACCCTGTCGTCACTGTGGTTGTGGgaaagagtttctctgtgacctttgtggaaaaacctCCAATCACGAACGGGACCTGAAACCTCATCAACgcagacacactggagacaaaatgaactactgcaaAGAGTGTGGGACAGGCTTCCACACACCAAGTACTATAAGAATACATAacctcttccacagtgtggtcaaaaagcacatctgtgaccagtgtgggtcatccttcaacACTGGACATGAGCGTAAAGAAAAAGCATAACGGAATCAATACAGAATAgacaccatacaagtgcagacactgtgacaaaagcttctcacaatcaggtcatcgtaacaaacatgaacgtacacacatagaagtgaacttcagctgtgaccagtgtgacaagagcttcaggattCTCAGGTCATAGTCCGAACACAAACGATTCCACACTGTACATAAACTgcttcactgttaccaatgtgcaaaaacattcacttcattatctgctctttgcaaacatcagcctgatcatgcaggactgaaatcactggatcacaataaatctgaagagagagaggaagatcctcttctggtttcatagtcagacttaaaaaccttgagatcaggctccacagagttcagatggaatctcctgtaaagagtgtcagctgatgtcacacttggatctgatgaggtagctctgattTCTGGACCTGCAGTGAATAATCCTGAATGTTACATTTAGGAAGCTGCATGCATAGATATGCACATCAAGTTTATGTTATCCCTGTTACATTTTAGTCTTTGTTTCCTTAGGACACAGTAGTGTTTAGTAGTTGTACTTGTTACTGTATTATTAAAGTTATaggaatgtcttttttttaccaAACTAATAATGTATCAAAATTGCAGATATGGATATATATTTcaatttctttcatttgaaCTTTCTTAGTGTTTCCAAAATTAACTTCTTTTTTCTAATGTATTCATTtaatgtgttacctcagttaaatttcaattcttcattcatatttaatcTTTTGCTGTTGTAAAATCTTCTCTTAAATCCTTTTCTCTCAAAACTGCAAATATTTTCACAGCAGTTGCTCTTAAAACCTccaaaatgaacaaaatctGTTCACTAGCTTTGAAAAAACACCTTCTGTGACTTTATgtccagaaaaaagaaactcaagctAACTGGTTTTGGGCTGTACTTCCATATAATGCCAGTTTGTACCAGAAGATgaagcagtgagtcagtgtaaCCTTTATTCAGTCAGGCAAAGAACACAATCTTATTCACAGTGGCAGCAAAGAAATGTTGAAAGttacaaacagcagcacacatcaggACCATTTTAAAGATAGCAGGTGACTACTTTTACTTAATTCAAATTCTGTTAAACCTCTATTTTTTGTTCCTCCTATCACTTTAGTGTATTTAGTCCTTGAAGTccatatgttgtttttttttaatgaattttgatccacatgttctgcagctgttttcttgttgatTTGAAGTTTGTATTATGAAATCCTGATAATGTTAAAGTGTTAGTTATATTTGATGAAGTCTGTGTAGAGTTTATCTTATTAAATATTttggtgtgaaaaataaagaaatggtctCAGAACAAGTAGTTTGAGCCATGATTTCAGATTCAAACgaatttaactgttttcagtggtacatgtggaggtttatcagaggaggCGACTTGGCTGTTCTCCACTCACACTGAACAAGGATCCTGcagctcattaaaaactctAAAATGATCTTCAAGGATAATATGTTTGATTTTCTTAAAAACGTGCTGTTGTTAAATCTCTTTTGAGATTAAATCTCTTaattagatttaaaaacaaataagtagTGGCTTCAGAATCGCCACCAAAAACCATCACTTGTGTTTTCTGcttattaaccctttaagacctaccatagaaccaagtcgccagagcttatattgtatttttacatgctgtagtgccatttttgggagcatttcaagttgctatacatcaatacaaccattatagcccaaattttaataatatgtatgcattaagtacatagtaattacataaattgtaaacaaatgcaattacaaaaaaattgaaaatcgtttttggttttttaacatatatttctagttagagaaatttaagaggcttatccctcaaaactgtaaatataaaaaagttgcacaaaatagtttcccaccacaggaaatttatctTAAGTGTCttcttagttttatttttgaaatacaccaatttttatatactgcaggaaaaacgaaaataaatattattatgcaaatttgcagaaaaacagcatatgcatcaacataaactatttccagcagtgcaatgtgagtcctaagcatcccagaaacgacacagaaagtcataaagtcaaacataacttttaaaaacaccagtataggctcacGAGACCCTAATGgtaaaaaaccccaacatttacgtaaaatgacgtcacttccggttccGGGCAGGTCATGGCGCACATGCGACAATTCGCGCTGATGGACGTAAGAAGtgttacaaacagctgatcggattggcaaagcgtgtttctggaatattatgtttttgttgctgcaagtgcttttatgcagttttttcaAAGCCATATGTAGAAGGAAACtttgacctaggacaagctgatggtttcatatgcaaaaaaaattattgcgctagcttacgtggttgcagagctaccgggatttaaaaatagttacgcaaaatggAGCGTACCCGCTCtgaccggctttaaagggttaaaatgtaaaaagttcaaagccatccagGCCCTTATTTCATCAAGGCATCTGAGCAGAGTGTCTACTGAGAAGCCATTTATCTTTTTAAGTGGGAAATAAATCTGGgagtcatcagcataacagtggAAAGAAATCCCAAGGGGCGGTAGGTGAGTGACGTAAGTGACGGACAAGGTAAGTGACTCATGTTGTAACTGATATCAGACGCCGGAGATTTTGGCGGAAAATTAAAGACACTTATCAATTGTCTTATAACTAACAACATTTGTCTAAATTATCTCCAACACCCTGGAGAACAACGGGGAGAGTTTGGAGGCTCTCCAAGACTACATTGATCAGTTCTTCCAGGATCTCGTgatgaagaaggcccagagtGCAGCTTCCCCGGCCAAATCTGAGACGCCGTCGTAGAAAAGAGTTTGCCCAGCAGATtcccccggcacaacatcgccAGCCGGCAAAGATATTGTCGACATACTGGAGTCAATCGATCAACGATTGTCCAGTTTCGATACAAGGCTGTCCTTGGTGGAGATTCTTCACTGGAAATTTAAATCCTTGCGAGAATCCCTGGATTCcgccagcagcaggtggaaacgctCGCTGCTGAAAATGCCAGGCTAAGGGAGTTGGTGAAATGTCTCACAGACAATGTTACTCagttaaatagaaaaaataaaaaaataaaagaaatagttATTGATCTCGTAGCATACGTGATAATctggtattttctggtattccagaagCCGCTGGAGAGGACGCGGAGACTACAGtaaaaagcttcatcaaaacccacctgaagctgccggaggacacAGTGAAGAACATCGTCTTCAATAGGGTACATTGTGTTGGCCCCATGCTGGCTGCGGCCGGGAGACCATGTCCTATTGTGGCCAAATTcggccacttcaaacaaaaggaacatgTGAAAGCCCGCGGCAGGGAATtaaaaggaacggacttcaacgtgaacgaccagttccccaaagagatcctggaacgaTGCAGGGTCCTCTTCCCAATCCGACGCAAGTTGACCCCGACATCACTCcgtggctgtattaacttcacaccagataagaatccgctacacCATTTCCCTATCCACTCACACTAACTTGCATTAACATCTGGTTAATGCAACATCTGTAACATCTGGATTAACAACCGGTATCAAATTGCATCTTAAGTGTGATATGATAGCAGAATTAATGGTCAATGGTTTGATTGGAATGATtccggggtttttttttccttctcgtttttttcctctcttttcccccttcttgtttttatgtttctttccttatttctttcactgcttcgatcacctgcttccacactcatccacaaacaacatcctttatttcgACACATACGCACCGCACGATCACGCACAGTCATGCGCTCAACgccagcacatttacatcagtcaAACAGCGCACACAGACCTacaggatacacacacttaagccaAGCCTAGtcatattagtaaatatgcacacacatattcagactcagggagcatctcgccacacattttctctctcttcttctctttatttatgaacaagtgatgtattctctccacctgtctaagcgACACACACAACGTACACCCCTGGTTATACACAGACATCTGTGGGTGCACTAAGGTTTGTTACATGGAATataaatggagctggctccagagaaaggaggttaaaaatatttaaccaactcaaaaaactacaggcagatgttgtcctttaaaaagagacccacagacctcttagaggtttgaatgaacttaaaacacccgagtttcctaatgtgttctcagcttgttataattctagagaaaaaggggagtagcaattctaatacttaaaatatttttttcacagtactcgatacagttatagatccagagggcagattcttaatcattaaactatctatacttgataaaaaagctatgtattgtaaggGTATATGGTTCAATTGTTTATGATCTCTCATtctttttcagtgcactctctgaacacttaaATGTAGGGATGGATACCGGTGTCCATCCGGTATccatctgacataaacggtagtaaccagaccgaaaagcagtgcacatttcggtgctttattttggtgctttattttggtgcttttctttttcctgagccaattctagccaatcgtTTTACGTTTttgaggatagtaggcgggtccaggtacgtacgttcttttagagcagagctgcatattaaaaatgcccaagccgaagcggtcaaaagtctggctgtacttcacagcaaaagatgcaaactcggcagcctgcaacaagtgctttaaggtgatactgtgatactgtgcaaaggaggtaacacctcgaatccgatgaaacacctggcgacgcatagcgtgttttttaaagccgagaaatgcactgtGTTTGATAGCTTactgcaagacctcacaccggGCACATTTACTGCGGGTGTgatgcctgttatcggacccggagttagcaacatcccccaagaacccgaagaggagagtcctggctcctagccctgccagtgtagcagaaatgatgacggatgatgaaggcagcagcagccgttctcctctgcgtttGTAGCTTAatgctgtttgtgtgtaatttacgttgagtaggctaaccacgttattaaattaatggtgaactagcaaacacaaTCGtagtttgatggcagatactcccttcaccctggccaaaaaggctaaaatgaccaaagaaaaagtggaaaacatgagaggtttttggataaagtttgtgtttaagcacgcttccagccaagagtgataccatatatgccctgtAGCTGAAGAAAAGGcttacattgttatctttttacaaaaaaacagctaaacaagAGAggtttttcagttcaattcagttcaataaaactttattgatcctgaaggttgaccccgagggaaattgggttaaggctgccgacctttgccagcgccgtcttaccctccgaccatacatacattacacaaacatcacatggggaagacaggtcagaggggtataacatggaaaagcacaacatgaggaaagataaggagaaaaaataactccccccagactgagctccaacagggagatcagtttgagaacagaaaaaaacacctctgcacataccacatgaaaaaactcttaatacaccaaagaaacacatgacaagcaacaggggtgggtaaagggtgagagacagccgatttagacagtacatccgggcccgCAGCCTATgtgctggtctccatgatccaccgtcagcatcggaagggaataagcgtcgaaggtgtttggaaagggagggggatgattgtgtgcatatcagtgtatgtgtatgtgtgtgcgtgtccagagttcagctgagacagtgtccttcgccctgctaggctaagtaaacagtcttccagccaacccaggtggccttgcatggaacGGGAAGAACAGTCACAACACAGtctgttatcagggtgtttGTGTTCGGCTCCAGTCTTGCGACTGCAGCTGGCGCCAAGAGGGTAttcgcatgaagtgatggtgctttttactttagtgcgaacaactcatatgattttcaaagctgttctacaGTCCAGCACTGGTCTCTcgttggagagccgcgagcttcgccatacttgcgttctgtgatgttgtcattcttgtgctcaaggagccgattctgagaactcacaacagtgtgcctccccgagatgtcttccaatttgcgctcagagatgttattccgAGCTAGCCCTtccgagatgtaatccagtttgcactcagagatcttattctgagtattcacggcagccgtaagcttctccaagatcttatccgtgccgcacacaatgagcccattttgagaaactcacgtctcttcccatcgtttcaatcccagcgggcagccttgtggaggTTTGAACAGCTGGTTCCGCTTCCTTtaatcttcgataagccagggccaggccagctccgatcagccagaaccctgttatcatggttccgaataggtagatatcttcagcagtcaggctcacccaagcccaaacttcacgttgagaaaggggtgtcaattgcattcagggaccagttgatccaatccataattcctcttttaggttttagagaacagactgtgagagagtgttccagggaaaaaaagtaatacaaaaaaacacgagactagacaaggacagaagacgctaagcagggaagctaagggagaggagaggatgagacgagaaaagtgcgaccgccttcgtcaagagcaagaTTCAAggtttggacaaagtttgtgttttttccattgattaagcactgcttccagccaagagtaaTACCATATATGCcttatagctgcagaaaaggctaacattgttatctttttacaaaaaaaaaaaaacagctgaacatgagaggttttgggaccaattttgtgttctccattctttaaccCTGATGCTCCCCTGCGGGGTCGGTCGGTCTGTCGGCCAGGGGGACGCTGGTCCCCCCGCGGAGGTAGCAAGGGGGTTTGGGGTCTCACGATCCCCCGCCACACACCGCTGTCGATGGAACACCCTAGCGAAAGCAGAGCGAGTCTCGCGGCGAGATGATAAGAAAGCGGATGGTGGGTACTAAGCGCATCGGTGTTTGTTCACGGAGGCGAGGGCGACGGCGACGACAACAAGGGATGTCACACACTAGACCGTGGGAGCGAAAGAGCACTAAGCTCGGCGGTACAGGCGTAGCGCTTTCGCCGTCTGTGTCACGGTGCTCGTCCTCctcaccatcaccatcaacatcGCCGACGGTTTTGGCCTACGCGGGGTCGGCTCCAGTGTCTGGGTTGTTGCGACCGGCCACGTTTCGCTATCGAGGGCTAGGGGTCGAGGAAGACCAAGAGCAGCGGCGGCGGCAGCGGCAGCAGGAGAACTCGGAGGTGGAGGAAGAGGccgaggaagaagaagaagcagaagaagaagaagagcgaGAGGCCGAGGGAGATAACCACCGGACAGCCCGAACGCTCGCAGAGGAGGAGCGGTACTACTCGGAGGATCGGGAGGACGAAAACGATGGGGTCGCGGATCCCCATAGGTCCTACGCGGAAGAGGCTGAGGACTACGAAATGGCGTTGCAACTCTGCCAGGACGGCGGCTCGCAAGGCGAGTCGAACCACcgagagggagaggaagaagcAGGCGCTGAATCGGGGCGGGGGACTTGGGAGCTTTGGCAAGAGGAGGACGCCGGCCGCGCTGCAGGTGGCGTTCATGATCTTGGGCGCGATCGCAGCCACGGCGCTGTCGGTGAAACTCGCGATGCAGATGTAGCCGACGATTACAAAGACGACGAAGACTATGAAGACAAAGactatgaagaagaagaagaagcagaatttGAAGACGACAACCTCGACCCGCGAGGACGAGGCCC
The sequence above is a segment of the Oreochromis aureus strain Israel breed Guangdong linkage group 3, ZZ_aureus, whole genome shotgun sequence genome. Coding sequences within it:
- the LOC120438242 gene encoding zinc finger protein 665-like → KMYSCDECGKDFTQAGHLKTHQLIHSGVKPYSCDECGKSFTEAGSLKKHKRIHSGVKPYSCDLCGKSFTEAGGLKKHQLIHSGVKPYSCDECGKSFTRAGDLKKHQLIHSGFKPYSCELCGKSFTLAGSLKTHQLFHSGVKPYSCDECGKSFTLAGSLKNHQLIHSGVKPYSCDLCGKSFTEAGSLKKHQLIHSGVKPYSCDLCGKSFTEAGSLKKHQLIHSGVKPYSCDLCGKSFTGGGNLKTHQLIHSGVKPYICELCGKSFTQAGNLKTHQLIHSGVKAYRCDLCGKSFTKAGNLKTHQLIHSGFKAHSCELCGKSFTQAESLKTHQLIHSGFKAFSCNLCGKSFTQRQGLKSHHIIHSGVKAHSCELCGKAFTQNSDLQKHLVTHSGIKAYSCDFCGKSFSDKQYRNIHLRIHTGNDVYCCDQCGKLFTTDAQLKIHMFSHTEEKPYKCDLCEKTFKSPNQ